The genomic DNA ATTGGTTTTATGCAAGTGTCTCAACAAAAATGCTAAAGGTTTCAAATTGTCAATGTATGCACCCAAGTAACCAGGAGATCTTTTCTTCCTATTTGTTAGTTTccattcattttgttttttattttggataggaaaggaaaaaaatatagacgaaaaaaaaggtttttacttTCAATATCACAGGACAGTGAACCTGTACTCCACCTGCACAGTGGAAAATGGGCTGTAAGCTATATTTTCTAAATGGGCTGCCTTAGTGAAACAGAAGTtgcaaaaagattttttattccAATGACCAAGACTATCATATTGATAGAAAATAGGCACAGGGACAAACCAGACAGTTCCAATTGGATCAATAGTTGTATCCTCcatgctgctgctgctgctgctggtCCTCCTCCTGATGCTGTGGATTATAATACTGTTGATCATCTTGTTCAAAGTCATTGTTGTTGTTACCATTGTCACTGTGGCTATTATCATTCTTATTAGTAGCTTCTGCCTGTTCTCTTTCCCTATTCCATTGCTCAATCTTAGCCCTTCTCTCAGCACTGCCTTCCCTGACTGGACTCTTATTCCTTCTTCCACCAGGGCTTCTGCTTCGTCCTCCTCTACGTGCAGGACTTCTGCTTCTAGGCCTCCTACCCCCCCTATCATGGTAACGATGATCTCTGTCATCATCTCTTCTATTAGAGCCACGTGGACCACGTGGACCATGTGGACCATGTGGACCATGAGGACCATGTGGATGCTCCTCATGACCACGGTGTCTGTATGGACTGTGGCTTCTGCTTCGACTGCGCCTACGCCTGTTTCTCCCAAACAATTGCCTCCTCAACTCCCTGACAAAACAAATTTGTACCACCAAGGCATAAGCAACAAGGCAAGACACAGAAcacaaacccaaaaaaaaaaaaaaaaagaattacaaCCACAAACTTGCCTACTAATCTTTTTCAGATGCATAAAGTTGCAGTAGCCGCCGCGATTGCATATATTTTCCTCATATTGCCTACATGTAGCTTCACGGAAATCCGTAACTGGGGAGAAGTCAACAATGATGGGACGCCCTAATAAAAAGATTGAGATAATCAGCATGGTATAAGTTCTCAGAACATACACTATTGAGATATATAAGTTTTTGACCTACAATATATAGAACACTTTCCCATATAAATAGTCAGTCCACTAGATTAGAGACATAAGCTGTGCAGGTGTAGCCATGTCCAACACTACCCTACTATGAAAAAGAATTCACAGTAAAAATATCACTATTCTCTATAGTTTGATTACTTATGATGCACTGATGGGATACATTAATAATGTTATattccttctttccttttttttttaataggtggTTATAATGTCATACTCCTCTGAAAATAATGGTGAAGCCATAACAGATATTGGGTTACAACATGCAAGTGTCAATGCCATtcccaaaataattaaaaatctgtGTCAAACAGCATCCAGTTGCTGATGAATGACCACAGGCACTCAGTAAATTAACAGATGATAAATCATCTTATAGCCATTTCAGGCATTGCATACCCACTTATAGATAATAGCTTTTCACATTAGATTGACCAATTATGAACTCACCATTCTAATTATACTATTCTGCACATGTTACTACCAAACCTGGCATGAGCATAAATATAAACACATGCAGAACAGTCCAGGTCAAAGTTTTCAGatccaaaagggaaaaataatcATCTGTAAGAGAGCATTAGGCAGCACATTTGTCTACTACAAAACATCTTAGTAAAGAAATAAGACTCCATCTAGATCATGGAAATTATGAGAAAAAAGGTaagggaaaaaagagaaaaatgaaaaagaacagAGTTTGGACTCAATAAAATTTTCTCCAATCATTCTCCAATTGATTCCCTTTTTAAAAAGAGTGAAGAATTTGAAATTGTACAAATTCTTATATAACTTTcactaaatttcttttatttttcattctccttagtcaaccaaacaaaaaagaaatgggcattttttttccctttttctcacTCCCCTACTACTTTCCAAGATCCATCAACgcataaaaaagagaaaaaagataaaatgttcTAAGACATATCAAAAGACAACCAATGGCGGCCTATACTTTATGGGGAGCAACCATCTAAAAGATGCACAATCTTGACAAATTACTATAGTAATAACCACTATGGGAACTTTGCAATTACAGCCAATTTGCTAATTGAATTCCTTGAGATACTTGTTCAACTCCATATTCAACCATCTTAATTGtgattttattcaaaatcagtggttatttttcctaaattattatcattttccttcttttttgtGTGTGTTCATTAGGAAGGCAAAGGGATGGAGGTAAAATAACCTGCATAAAACCTTCCATTCAAATTTCGAAGTGCATTTGCAGCATGTTCTTCCTCTCTAAACTGAACATATACATTACCCACCTGTTAACGGACATATGATAAAGTCAGTTTCATTTATTAggccaaaaaaggaaaatcaaaagaacaaagaatGAATGTCAGCAAAAGAATACCATATGGTCAGCCAAATTGTCACAGATGTTCAAGCTTTCGATCTCTCCATACTTACTCAGCTCCTCAAATAAATCTTCATAAAAATCCTGCAAAACAGcataaaaaacaataacatTATGGCCAACAGAAACCAGTACCACCACAGAAAATATCGGCATCAGTGCCAACAGCACTCATAATAATTGTAGAAGAGTAAAAATTGaatgcatttcaaaattatcAGCTTCGACGGATACACAAATCCATCAGCTAGCTAAAGCAATACAGAACGTCTAAGTGGTTCCCTTCAAGCCACCTGGTGTGAATAGTGTGATTATATCGGAAATATTccttttaaaatacataatgaAATGCATTTTTATATTGGAGATATGAAGATATGTGACTTTCGCATGGAGATATTATGGGAGATATGGAGGATGTTTGACTTTCCATGCTACGGATGGAGATATCATTGGGAGAATCTTTATcaccttttattctttaattgtttTTGTATATCATAGCATCTTTTAAAGAATATGCAAGAAAAAGTATTTTCTCAATTCTTGTCAGACCCcaattctttatatatagcaAACATAAATTtcagtttaatttaatttaatttcaggAATTGCGTTCCGACAAGAGATAAGAAGCCTAATTTgttgtttggttgatgagaaaaaagttgaaaaatcaaaacccATTCGACTTCcatgacaataaaaaatgtaaaacaaaaaaaatcacaacaaaTGAATTAcgatcaaaatttattaaaaaaataaaaaatagggaaGGACGAAGGATACAACCTCGAAGTGCTCTTGGATTTTGCGAGGATCGAGAGGTTGGCCCTGAGGATCGACGCCAGGGGTGACCATATCAGGCCTTTGGTACATGTTGGAAAGGAGGAGGGTGGGGCTGATGCTGGGCTTGGTGTGAAGCCTGGAGCATCGATCTCCATGCCTGCAAGCTCCGATCTTGAAGTAGAACGGACAGTTGACGCGATCCTTCTCTGTCCCGAATATAGATGCCAAGTGCTCTGCCATTGAACAACAGCGTCTCTCGCACCCACTCAATCTAGGGTTTCTCTTCTTCGGCGTAAAATATGTCAACCGTATATAAAGGGTTGAACCAAAACTATAGGATAAATACGACATAACCCGAGTCATCTGCCATCCAAGTTAAGTTAGCTCAGCTGGTTTGCCCGAGAGGTTAAGGGGGAAGACTTAAGATCTTCTGCACATAAGTGCGCGTGGGTTCGAACCCCACAGCCAGCATCTTTTTCGAAATGTTTCGGAACGtttgaatatgttttaaaaaaaaattaggtattttttattttttgatatcatttttaaaaatctaaaaaatggtTTCAAATGATTCTGATAATTTTCTAACTAATTatgtccaaaaaaatatttttttaatacattacaaatacaactattaaattaatttttttagtttatagtTAAGTTAAACATTTAGAAtcatttggtaatgatttttaaaaagtattttaatatttttaacatatgaaaatatttatcttttaaatattagaaacagaactcttaaaaaataaaaatgtttttttaataaaaatatcattttactttatcttttaatttttatttcaataaaattaaaattcaaaaactgCAGTTTAAACACCAATTGTATCATGAGATTTctgtatttttgaaaataagaaaattttttttttcggtctatttaatttctaatgtttatttttataaattgttttttatgttaaagATTAGTGTTTCATAAAAATAAGGGCGTTTGGagagttattttttaaagatagtttaaaagaaaaaacaaatttttgtttgggtatattgtttttaaaaataaatgtgtacgttcaatttatatattattaattaaagttttaaaaaaatagttttgtaattgaaaataaattaaaataaatattttttgtgcatgaatagtaatattataataaaatcacaaattatatatatatttttataaaaatatattattttagtatatgttaagAATATAAAGATATCAACAtcgtaattttctttataaaaaaattaataatgataatttaaaattaatattttttaataatatattatttaaaataaataattaataaagtttaaatttttttaacatgtaaataaattaaaatattttattatatatacacatttaatacttaattataGACATCATGttctcataaattttattttatttactattaattggattgattttttttttaaaaaaaataacaattcattaaagaattaaaattattaattatgttttacttaatttcatgtttttaaaaacaaaaaaaaaaaaattgtttttaatcattACAACACAAATGAAAAGAGGATATTTGTGTTATAATTGTAGTAATAAATGTCACCAcattaatgttaattaagtattatttataacttccattaatactcattaatggaagtcattaatgttatttatgagtttcattaatattcattaatggggatattaatggaagtcatttggaaagcctataaaagggcTTTCCGTCTCCTATAATATACATcccgagaaaaagaaagaaaagttcttCCTCTCACTCTCTCtgtctttctttcattttctcaactttctcaatttgatttgcattgtatttgtccttattttacaacacgttatcaacacgaattgctctgaagataattctcgtatcttaaacttgaagttatttatatagaataaaatttgacatatttatattattgttgatttgttttgttacatattcttaaaagttataaacaaattatttgattctgtttataatcaaagttataccaatactatcaatttattataattgattctaacaatattgttttgtcatatatttgaaattatttgacaatgtcgaatctCACAAAACTCAAATTTGTGACATTGGACATTTCGAGAAAGAACTCTCTATCTTAGATCCTTGATGTTgaaatacatcttgatgcaataatcttggagctatgatcaaagaaggaaatcaagcatccctacAGGATCGTACAAAAACACTGATTTTTCTTCGTCATCATCTctatgaaggtttaaaaaaaaaaaaaaaaagcttttgatgaaaaatcacAAGTCTCATCCAACTAGATTTGAATCATTCCCtaaagtgaatgcaatatcatcTCAAACTCGTGGACGTGGATGAGAATGTGGTTGTGGTCGTGGAAAAAATCCctgataccatggttcttataataataattctcaaaaaatgaaagcctcattgcaccactagaagtggaacaatacgAAATGGAACAATACcgaggcaaaacaagaaaatggaaagCGTTTataagataaacctcctaagaaccatgagaataattgttataaatgTGGTATGAATGGGTATTGGTCACGTACCTGTCGTatgcccaaacatttggtcaacctttaccaagcatcaataaaagcaaaaggaaaagagatagaaatGAACTTTATCGATGGTGATGGATTgaacctaacctactatgacattgatttctttggaggtcccaatgaaaaaacagaccatttgataaatgatgagaaaattaacattgattgatgttgctttatatatgaaataatatattattatgtcttatatttaca from Vitis riparia cultivar Riparia Gloire de Montpellier isolate 1030 chromosome 8, EGFV_Vit.rip_1.0, whole genome shotgun sequence includes the following:
- the LOC117920411 gene encoding splicing factor U2af small subunit B-like, coding for MAEHLASIFGTEKDRVNCPFYFKIGACRHGDRCSRLHTKPSISPTLLLSNMYQRPDMVTPGVDPQGQPLDPRKIQEHFEDFYEDLFEELSKYGEIESLNICDNLADHMVGNVYVQFREEEHAANALRNLNGRFYAGRPIIVDFSPVTDFREATCRQYEENICNRGGYCNFMHLKKISRELRRQLFGRNRRRRSRSRSHSPYRHRGHEEHPHGPHGPHGPHGPRGPRGSNRRDDDRDHRYHDRGGRRPRSRSPARRGGRSRSPGGRRNKSPVREGSAERRAKIEQWNREREQAEATNKNDNSHSDNGNNNNDFEQDDQQYYNPQHQEEDQQQQQQHGGYNY